The nucleotide sequence GCGTGAATTCGAGCCACACGCGCCATCCGGCGGCAAGCCGGGCCCCACGACCACTGGACGACTCGGCGAGCCGGGAGTTACCTGGCATACGTGGAAAGTGCGCACGCACGGCACACGGGGGCCACACACCGTGCACACGACGGACAGCCGGCGGATTGGGGCGCTACCTATGACACCTACGCTCGTGCGGGAGCACCTGGCCCACGCGGGTTCCGCACCACCCCGCGTGAACCCCCGCAAACGCGCGCGCGACTGGTCGGAGATCCAGGAGCGGATGCTTCTCCCGCTCCACGAGACCGTCCACGAGCGCCTCGAAGTGGGACCGGGCACCCGCCTGCTGGGCCTCGGCTGCGGCTCCGGGCTCGCCCTGCTGCTGGCGGCCGCCAAGGGCGCGGCCGTCACCGGCGTCGACTCCCGCCCCGAACACCTCGCCCTCGCCCGCGAACGTCTGGACCCGGACGGCCCCCTGGACGCCCGGCTGGTGCACGCGGACTCCCCCGCCGACGCGGCCGGCCCCGGGACATCCCCGTACACCCTCGTGACCGCCTACGAGACGGTCGGCGCCCTCGACGACTCCGACGGCCCGGGTGACACCCTCGCCGCCGCGCTGCCGCTGGCCGCGCGCGGGGCCGCCGTGGTGCTGGCCGGATGGGGCCCGCCCGAGCGGTGCGCCACCTCCACCGTGCTGCGGGTGGCCGCCAAGCTCGCCGAGCCGCGGCGCGGCTGGCGGCCGGCCCGGCGCGACGACCTGGAGGAGGTCGCGCTGCGCGCCGGGCTGAAGCCGGACGGCTCCGGCCGGGTGGCCTGCCCGTTCGGCTACGCCGACACCGACAGCGCGGTGCGCGGGCTGGTGTCGACCGGGCTGTTCGACGCGGCCATCGCGGCGACGGACCGCAAGCAGGTCGCCAAGGAACTGACCGAGTCCCTGCACCCCTACCGCCGCCCGGACGGGACGGTGTGGATGCCGAACGTCTTCCGCTACCTGATAGCCCGCGTGCCCTAGGGGGCACCCCCTACGCGCGAGGGCGCCCCCTCACGAAGAAGGGGCGCCCTCGGCACGTACGAGCCTGTTTCAGCCCATGAACTTCTTGAACTCGTCCGGCAGTTCGAAGTCCTTGCCGCCCTGCTGGGGCAGTCCGAGCGCGTTGCCGCCCTGCGCGGCGGCCTCGCGGCGCTGGGCCTCCTCCAGCTCCTGCTGCTGGCGCTTCATCGGGTTGCCCGAACGCTGCTTGCCCTTGGCCTTCTTGGGCTGCTTCTTGGTGCGGCCGGGGCCGCCACCCATGCCCGGCATCCCCGGCATGCCCGGCATCCCGCCGCCCTGGGCCATGCGGGACATCATCTTGCGCGCCTCGAAGAACCGCTCCACCAGGCCCTTCACCGCGCTGACCTCGACGCCGGAACCCTTGGCGATACGGGCGCGGCGGGAGCCGTTGATGATGTTCGGGTCGGTGCGCTCGGCCGGGGTCATCGACTTGATGATGGCGGCCGTGCGGTCCACGTCCCGCTCGTCGATGTTGTTGATCTGGTCCTTGATCTGGCCCATGCCCGGGAGCATGCCGAGCAGCTTGCTGATGCTGCCCATCTTCCTGACCTGCTCCATCTGGGACAGGAAGTCGTCCAGGGTGAAGTCCTGGCCCTTCTTCGACGCCAGCTTCGAGGCCATCTTCTCGGCCTCTTCCTGACTGAACGTCTTCTCCGCCTGCTCGATCAGGGTGAGGAGGTCACCCATGTCGAGGATGCGGGAGGCCATCCGGTCGGGGTGGAACGCGTCGAACTCGTCCAGCTTCTCGCCGTTGGAGGCGAACATGATCGGCTTGCCGGTGATCTGCCGGATCGACAGGGCGGCACC is from Streptomyces seoulensis and encodes:
- a CDS encoding class I SAM-dependent methyltransferase translates to MTPTLVREHLAHAGSAPPRVNPRKRARDWSEIQERMLLPLHETVHERLEVGPGTRLLGLGCGSGLALLLAAAKGAAVTGVDSRPEHLALARERLDPDGPLDARLVHADSPADAAGPGTSPYTLVTAYETVGALDDSDGPGDTLAAALPLAARGAAVVLAGWGPPERCATSTVLRVAAKLAEPRRGWRPARRDDLEEVALRAGLKPDGSGRVACPFGYADTDSAVRGLVSTGLFDAAIAATDRKQVAKELTESLHPYRRPDGTVWMPNVFRYLIARVP
- the ffh gene encoding signal recognition particle protein; amino-acid sequence: MFDTLSDRLSATFKSLRGKGLLTEADVDATAREIRIALLEADVALPVVRSFIKNVKERALGAEVSRALNPAQQVLKVVNEELVTILGGETRRLRFAKQPPTVIMLAGLQGAGKTTLAGKLGLWLKAQGHSPLLVACDLQRPNAVNQLSVVAERAGVSVYAPEPGNGVGDPVKVAKDSIEFAKAKVHDIVIVDTAGRLGIDQEMMQQAADIRDAVSPDEILFVVDAMIGQDAVNTAEAFRDGVGFDGVVLSKLDGDARGGAALSIRQITGKPIMFASNGEKLDEFDAFHPDRMASRILDMGDLLTLIEQAEKTFSQEEAEKMASKLASKKGQDFTLDDFLSQMEQVRKMGSISKLLGMLPGMGQIKDQINNIDERDVDRTAAIIKSMTPAERTDPNIINGSRRARIAKGSGVEVSAVKGLVERFFEARKMMSRMAQGGGMPGMPGMPGMGGGPGRTKKQPKKAKGKQRSGNPMKRQQQELEEAQRREAAAQGGNALGLPQQGGKDFELPDEFKKFMG